The genomic region caattatattgaaaaagattatccaattagTACACCGAACAGCCTTGAGTACTGTACTTTCAGACAGTTTGTCAATGATATTAATTTGGATTTGTTTCATACAAGGTGATAATaccctagaatattggtaggtAGTTCGGAAAAACTCTGTGTAAGTAGGTATGGTCAATAATCAAAAggattaaataaatgaaaagtcAGTTATTTatctcatttcaatatttatttagcaAAGTGCTAATTAATCACTGGTTGAcacaaaaaattcaagattaTTCACCAGCGTGACCTTGGAGTACAAATTCTTCAGTACCTACCATATCCATACCCAAGCCCATATACACCACACCCTGATGGGTATCCGCCATAATAACTGTAGGGGTATCCGCCATAATAACTGTAGGGGTATCCGCCATAATAATTGTAGGGGTATCCGCCATAATAACTGTAGGGGTATCCGCCATAATAACTGTAGGGGTATCCGCCATAATAACTGTAGGGGTATCCGCCATAATAACTGTAGGGGTAACCACCATAATAACTGTAGGGGTATCCGCCATAATAATTATAGGGAGAGTATCCATATCTATTTCCATAGACGTCTACTCCACCCACATAGACTGCATCACATTGCTTCGTGGAAAAGATAGCTGCTAATGCCAAG from Nilaparvata lugens isolate BPH chromosome 11, ASM1435652v1, whole genome shotgun sequence harbors:
- the LOC120353695 gene encoding prisilkin-39-like, which codes for MSCKLSLVLAVLALAAIFSTKQCDAVYVGGVDVYGNRYGYSPYNYYGGYPYSYYGGYPYSYYGGYPYSYYGGYPYSYYGGYPYSYYGGYPYNYYGGYPYSYYGGYPYSYYGGYPSGCGVYGLGYGYGRY